From Pseudomonadota bacterium, a single genomic window includes:
- the pepP gene encoding Xaa-Pro aminopeptidase: MAIKPEEFAKRRRQLARTMGDGTIAILPSAPELIRSRDVHHPYRQDSDFWYLTGFEEPESVAVLMPGREQAEFVLFCRERDPDKEAWDGARAGPQGAIDAFGADDAFPISDLDDILPGLMENRSVYYTMGRNPSFDQQLIGWLNGLRRGGQSGASSPPQEIVALEHILHDMRLYKSRGEIVAMRHAAKVATIAHQRAMRAVRPGMFEYELEAEYLHEFRRHKGVASYPAIVGGGANACVLHYIENDQPLRDGDLVLVDAGCEIDYYASDLTRTFPVNGRFSDAQRALYDIVYEANLAAIDRVVVDNHWNDAHDAAVRVIAKGLIREGLLDGPLSKVLQKETYRTFFMHRTGHWLGIDVHDVGDYHVHDRWRLLEPGMVLTIEPGVYVPQQADVPKAFRGIGIRIEDDVAVTRRGPDVLSKHLVKQADDVESFMHRAENRRSA, translated from the coding sequence GTGGCCATTAAACCTGAGGAATTCGCCAAACGTCGACGTCAACTCGCACGCACGATGGGAGACGGCACGATTGCTATTTTGCCGTCTGCACCTGAACTGATTCGCAGTCGCGATGTGCATCATCCTTATCGACAGGACAGTGACTTCTGGTATTTGACCGGGTTTGAAGAGCCAGAATCGGTGGCGGTGTTGATGCCCGGCCGCGAACAGGCCGAGTTTGTGCTGTTCTGTCGTGAGCGCGACCCGGACAAGGAGGCATGGGATGGCGCGCGCGCCGGGCCTCAAGGAGCCATCGACGCGTTTGGTGCGGATGACGCGTTCCCCATTTCCGACCTCGACGATATATTGCCTGGCCTCATGGAGAACCGTAGCGTGTACTACACCATGGGCCGTAACCCAAGTTTCGACCAGCAGCTTATCGGCTGGCTCAACGGTCTGCGTCGCGGCGGGCAGTCTGGGGCAAGCAGTCCGCCTCAGGAAATTGTGGCGCTCGAACACATATTGCATGACATGCGGTTGTACAAAAGTCGCGGCGAAATCGTCGCTATGCGGCATGCGGCGAAGGTGGCAACCATTGCCCATCAGCGCGCTATGCGAGCCGTTCGACCCGGGATGTTTGAATACGAACTCGAAGCCGAGTATCTGCATGAATTTCGCCGCCACAAGGGCGTGGCGTCCTATCCTGCAATCGTGGGTGGCGGGGCCAATGCGTGTGTCCTTCACTATATCGAGAATGATCAGCCCTTGCGGGATGGCGATTTGGTGCTGGTCGACGCGGGATGCGAAATCGACTATTACGCGTCAGACCTCACTCGTACTTTTCCGGTGAACGGGCGTTTTTCTGATGCTCAGCGAGCGCTTTATGACATTGTTTATGAAGCCAATCTGGCCGCCATTGACCGTGTGGTGGTCGACAATCATTGGAACGACGCACACGATGCCGCTGTGCGGGTGATCGCCAAAGGGCTTATTCGTGAGGGACTGCTCGACGGGCCGCTGTCCAAGGTGCTTCAAAAGGAAACGTACCGAACGTTTTTTATGCACCGCACGGGTCATTGGTTGGGAATCGATGTGCACGATGTGGGGGACTATCACGTGCACGATCGTTGGCGACTGTTAGAGCCGGGCATGGTGCTGACCATTGAGCCGGGCGTATACGTACCGCAACAGGCCGACGTACCCAAAGCCTTTCGAGGTATCGGCATTCGAATTGAAGACGATGTCGCGGTTACACGGCGCGGTCCCGATGTGCTCAGTAAGCATTTGGTCAAACAGGCCGATGATGTTGAGTCCTTTATGCATCGGGCTGAGAATCGGCGCTCGGCCTAA